A segment of the Eubalaena glacialis isolate mEubGla1 chromosome 14, mEubGla1.1.hap2.+ XY, whole genome shotgun sequence genome:
CAGCATGATTTCTACTTCTGATTCCTAGCACTGTAACCCACAAGATTCTTCCTCTGCTGTGAATTCATAGCACCAGGTGGCTGGCCACTGTAGCATTTCTTGAttgattatataataaaaaaaatattctgcGTTTAAATTTTTTCCAGGTAGGTGAGGGCATGGGCTTTCTATTATGCCCCTTTGTACCCAGTTTGATCTGCTACGTATCTCGCAGGTTAAAGCATCTACTACCAATGTAGAACCCGACCAAACATTAGAGATTACTGAGCAAGAAATTTTGAAGAGAAAACGGGAAAACGTGAAAGCCATTCTGCAGGCATATCGTTTTACAGGTATAGTTTTTTTTCTGACCTGTTTCAGTCTGGGTCTCTTGTCTCTAGTGAGTTAGTTTGCAAGATGTGTTATAAGTCCTGGACTTACTTCATGAACATTGACTTTTGCCCCCTTCAGTGTACACACACAAAGCTGGCATGCTATTCATAGGCAACTTTACCTACAAGATTGACCTCTTTGTGCAACATAAGGTTGATTGGTGGCTGGCTTAGACTGTTCATTTTTAGCAATTTGACATGTGCTAGACAGTGTGCTAGAACTTCCTTTACTGCTGGCTTGCTTTATGCCACTGGTCAAATAGTTTGAACCCCTCAAGTCTCTGTTTCACCATTAAAATGAGGATTTATTTACCTATTATCTGTATCATAAGAGGATTCTGGGAAGACGTGGGGACTACCATAAATTATTTGACACTCAGGAAAAAAGGAGCATAGGTAAATTGAAAAGTTCAAAATCTCTTCCTCAGTAATTTAATATTTAGGATGCTTTTTCTTTCCCACCATTCTTCTCTGGTTTTATCAACTCAAACTCAAGTGAGCCAGAGTCAGTGAGAAGAAAGAGTCTGTTGTCGTTCATTCAACGAGCATTTGAGCCCATGATGTATGTAACTAGGCAGTGCTGAGGGGACCGGGATGCACAGATGAATAGGATACTGCCTTTGCCTGACATCTCTTAAGCTATCGTCTTATTTGTCTCAGGGATCAGTGGGAAACTGACCAGCCGAGGAGTCTGTGTCTGCATCAGCACTGCTTTTGAGGGGAATCTGCTGGATTCCTATTTTGTGGACCTTGTCATGCAGAAACCACCTCAGATACATCACCATTCGATTCCAGTCTTCATTCCCCTAGAGGAGATATCTGCAAAATACTTACAGACTAATATTCAGCACTTCCTGTTCACTCTCTGCGAGTACCTGAATGCTTACTCTGGGAGGAAGTACCAGGCAGATCGACTTCAGGTATCTACGATCTTATAAAGCATTCTGTGAGCCCGGAtaagcttaaaaggaaaaaaagggacatGTTCTTTTGTACTTTCAAATGTTTCATAACTCTGAGCCGGAAGTTTGACCACTGTCCTTCTAATGCTTGTTTCTTATTAATATACAAGCTATTTTCCACCTTCTCTTCTGTTGAAACTCTGGATGATGTGGAAGCACGCATACCAGTTAAGGGATTATTCACTCATGAATGGTGATTCTCAAGCTTTTGTACTTGACCCTTCCTTCGCCTCACAAAGTGGTAGGGTACAGTTGCTATACTTTTAATTCAACAGGAATTTatagagtacctactatgtgccgggtGTCTTACTGAACCTTGGGTATAGGTGCAAAGCAGAATAATGGTTTCTTGAAATACCACAGAGGAATACTCTCCATCTTTGCCTAAGCTCTGGCTTACCTTCTATTTAGGGTTGCAGTTGAGCTTAGGGTTgaggtaaaaaggaaaaaaaaaaaggtagacagGAAATGAATGCAAAAAGGGAATAAGTGACTCTTAAAATAAGTGACTCTTATAAGGCATTACCCTCTTTATGCATTTGGAATGACGCTGAAGCTCCTGGTTGTCAGATAAACTTAAATTGATATGTAGCCTGGTTGTCAGATAAATTGGTACGTGAATGTAGACATGAAGCATCTCAGCCATATGGTTGTCAATGCAGTTCTTGGCAGAAATATTATCTCCCCTgtatccccagcccctggccattTACTTAGACTCTAGGCTGCTACCAGTTCTTAATTATCTTATAAATCTCTGTCATTTGTCCTTTTTTCAGGCCTTTCTCtgtccttcatttatttctctgagatttaattAATAGGCCCTGTTTTTGGTAGACATGTTTGAAGCGTCATAACCACTCACTGCCTTTGGAGTTTTAACTGTCATATACTTTGTGTCTCTTTTGATCCTTACCCCCATTAGAGTGACTTTGCAGCCTTTCTGGCTGGGCCCTTGCAGAGAAACTCACTGTGCAACTTGCTGTCATTTACTTACAAAGCAGAGCCGGAAGGCCAGTCCTTCCCATTTTGTGCTAGACTGCTGTATAAGGACCTCACGACAACTCTTCCAACTGATGTCACTGTTACTTATCAAGGTAAGAGGAAGGATACCTCCAGGAAGAAATTATAA
Coding sequences within it:
- the CENPO gene encoding centromere protein O isoform X1, encoding MELANTLSQDGESKGGVLAHLERLETQVSRCRKKLEEPQSAQAVESALGTRIHELRRLRDKLRAEVKQHQARVKASTTNVEPDQTLEITEQEILKRKRENVKAILQAYRFTGISGKLTSRGVCVCISTAFEGNLLDSYFVDLVMQKPPQIHHHSIPVFIPLEEISAKYLQTNIQHFLFTLCEYLNAYSGRKYQADRLQSDFAAFLAGPLQRNSLCNLLSFTYKAEPEGQSFPFCARLLYKDLTTTLPTDVTVTYQGTDALSTTREEQRAAHENLFFTKPLHQVFTSFARKGDKLDMSLVS
- the CENPO gene encoding centromere protein O isoform X2; this encodes MELANTLSQDGESKGGVLAHLERLETQVSRCRKKLEEPQSAQAVESALGTRIHELRRLRDKLRAEVKQHQARVKASTTNVEPDQTLEITEQEILKRKRENVKAILQAYRFTGISGKLTSRGVCVCISTAFEGNLLDSYFVDLVMQKPPQIHHHSIPVFIPLEEISAKYLQTNIQHFLFTLCEYLNAYSGRKYQADRLQSDFAAFLAGPLQRNSLCNLLSFTYKAEPEGQSFPFCARLLYKDLTTTLPTDVTVTYQGKRKYCTFCSHD